In Petrotoga sibirica DSM 13575, the following proteins share a genomic window:
- the thiE gene encoding thiamine phosphate synthase, producing MKNMNVKFYGITDRSYLKDHNLIDAIEKAIKGGITVLQLREKGLNSRDFYYQALKVKEVTDHHGIPLIVNDRVDIALAVVADGVHVGQEDLPTKIARKIIGKEKILGVSVENVEQAIQAQKDGADYLGVGPVFPSPTKPEAKTISISEVKKIKESVNIPVVAIGGITAENLYDLMRETNVDGVAVISALFSGDVEENATRIRKVIEKVEIVKIVNERSQ from the coding sequence ATGAAAAATATGAATGTGAAGTTCTATGGAATAACTGACAGATCATATCTAAAGGATCATAATTTGATTGACGCAATAGAAAAAGCAATAAAAGGGGGCATAACTGTACTTCAACTCAGAGAAAAAGGTTTAAATTCAAGGGATTTTTACTATCAAGCATTGAAGGTTAAAGAAGTAACGGATCATCATGGTATTCCGCTGATAGTAAATGATAGAGTGGACATTGCTTTAGCTGTAGTAGCTGACGGTGTACACGTTGGGCAAGAGGATCTTCCTACAAAAATAGCTCGAAAGATCATAGGAAAAGAAAAAATATTAGGAGTATCGGTTGAAAATGTTGAACAGGCTATTCAAGCACAAAAGGATGGAGCTGATTATTTAGGAGTAGGTCCGGTGTTTCCATCTCCTACTAAACCAGAAGCGAAAACAATTAGCATCTCTGAAGTTAAAAAAATCAAGGAGTCTGTCAACATTCCTGTAGTAGCGATTGGGGGAATAACTGCTGAAAATTTATATGATCTCATGAGAGAAACAAATGTGGATGGCGTTGCTGTTATATCGGCACTTTTTTCAGGTGATGTTGAAGAAAATGCCACACGTATACGCAAGGTAATTGAAAAAGTTGAAATAGTTAAAATAGTTAACGAAAGGAGCCAATAA
- the thiD gene encoding bifunctional hydroxymethylpyrimidine kinase/phosphomethylpyrimidine kinase, producing the protein MKLGLTIAGSDSGGGAGIQADIKTFSAHGVFGMSVITSVTAQNTMAVLGIEDLTPKMVLLQMKAVFEDLFPDAVKIGMVSNEKIIKTIANGLREYKPKNIVLDPVMVSKSGVHLLKEDAINALKRELIPLSLVVTPNLMEAEVLTEIKVDSVKDMRNAAKKIVELGAQSVVVKGGHLIEDAIDVYYDGKDFFEVSSERIQTKNTHGTGCTFSSAIAANLALGYELFDSIKRAKEYITSAIRNSLSIGHGVGPTNHFWRWNL; encoded by the coding sequence ATAAAACTAGGATTAACGATAGCCGGTTCTGATTCAGGTGGAGGTGCCGGTATACAAGCAGATATTAAAACTTTTTCTGCCCATGGCGTTTTTGGAATGAGTGTTATTACTTCTGTAACCGCTCAAAACACGATGGCTGTTTTGGGCATAGAAGATTTAACTCCTAAAATGGTATTGTTGCAAATGAAGGCTGTTTTTGAAGATCTCTTTCCCGATGCAGTGAAAATAGGAATGGTTTCCAATGAAAAGATAATCAAAACTATAGCAAATGGATTAAGAGAGTACAAGCCTAAAAACATTGTTTTGGACCCAGTAATGGTTTCCAAAAGTGGAGTTCATTTGTTAAAAGAGGATGCTATTAATGCTTTAAAAAGAGAACTCATTCCGTTGAGCTTGGTAGTAACTCCAAACTTGATGGAAGCCGAAGTATTAACGGAGATAAAAGTTGATTCTGTAAAGGATATGAGAAACGCTGCAAAGAAAATTGTGGAGCTTGGAGCTCAAAGTGTGGTAGTAAAGGGAGGACATTTGATAGAAGACGCCATCGATGTATATTATGATGGAAAGGATTTTTTTGAAGTTTCTTCCGAAAGGATACAAACCAAAAATACTCATGGCACAGGCTGCACTTTCTCTTCCGCAATTGCTGCTAACTTAGCTTTAGGATATGAACTTTTTGATTCTATTAAAAGAGCTAAAGAATACATCACGAGTGCAATTAGAAATTCACTATCTATAGGTCATGGGGTAGGACCAACAAATCATTTCTGGAGGTGGAATTTGTGA
- a CDS encoding thiamine ABC transporter substrate-binding protein: MKKFLAMLGIIVVLLSFAFSKELTVYVYESLSWIEEGTIQKFEEMNDCEVKVVKLGDAGNVLTRLVLEKKNPRADVVIGLDQSLAAKAVGEDLLIPYKPKNIENVRDKALLFDPECYVIPYDYGAIAIIYDPEKIQDELESFEDLTKYKNSLIIQDPRASSTGQAFLLWTIAVYENEWKDFWERLMPAILTVSPGWSDSFAKFEIGEAPMMVSYATDSAYSQYYYGSSKYKVFIPKEGAYVQIEGAGIVKGTDNLVLAEKFIEFMLTEDFQKEIPLKQWMFPVIDVGLPEVYQYAVVPEKILTIPAQEISNNLERWLKEWEALLY, translated from the coding sequence GTGAAGAAGTTTTTAGCGATGTTGGGTATTATAGTTGTTTTGTTATCTTTTGCTTTTTCTAAGGAATTGACTGTCTATGTTTACGAAAGTCTTAGTTGGATTGAAGAAGGAACGATTCAAAAGTTCGAAGAGATGAACGACTGTGAAGTAAAAGTGGTAAAATTGGGTGATGCAGGTAACGTTCTTACACGGCTAGTTTTGGAAAAGAAAAATCCTCGAGCGGATGTCGTCATTGGTCTTGATCAGTCTTTAGCTGCAAAAGCTGTTGGAGAAGATTTATTGATCCCTTACAAACCAAAAAATATTGAAAATGTTAGAGACAAAGCGTTGTTATTTGATCCGGAATGTTATGTAATTCCTTATGACTATGGAGCTATAGCCATTATTTACGATCCAGAAAAGATACAAGATGAATTAGAATCTTTTGAAGATCTAACTAAATATAAAAACTCATTGATAATACAAGATCCAAGAGCATCAAGTACTGGTCAAGCCTTTTTACTATGGACAATAGCCGTGTATGAAAATGAGTGGAAAGACTTTTGGGAAAGACTTATGCCTGCAATATTAACAGTAAGTCCTGGCTGGAGCGATTCCTTTGCAAAATTTGAAATCGGTGAGGCACCCATGATGGTCAGCTATGCAACTGATAGTGCATACTCACAATATTATTATGGATCTAGTAAGTACAAGGTTTTCATACCCAAAGAAGGTGCTTATGTTCAGATAGAAGGTGCCGGTATCGTTAAAGGAACTGATAATTTAGTTTTAGCTGAGAAATTTATAGAATTTATGTTGACAGAAGATTTTCAAAAAGAAATACCTTTAAAACAATGGATGTTCCCAGTAATTGATGTTGGACTCCCTGAGGTTTACCAATATGCAGTGGTTCCCGAAAAAATCCTGACGATTCCAGCCCAAGAAATTTCAAACAATCTAGAAAGATGGTTGAAAGAATGGGAGGCTCTATTATACTGA
- a CDS encoding ABC transporter permease, whose amino-acid sequence MNNIRSKNLLFILFLCLWLIPFSFLFKDFFRLEGLVNFLDPRTWRILGFTFYQAILSSVLSLVITLIPAYFASRNEGIISKLLDNTIFIPFFFPPISAVMAFTLVYSSVGILSKLGFSFDIMYTLKAIILAHVFYNSPIFVRYISEALRRVPASFTETASIEGASKFKTFINVELPLIIPSISRALFLVFTYNFTSFAIVLSLGGVKYSTLEVAISKTLRSTLDFPKALSYALIQLIILTMLNIVISKFEPISFEYEPFSQKKSGYLSRTISAFYLIFEYSIVLVGIAASFFDFINMKFDISSFLHLFSKELNRVYPVVRSIINSFLVSAIAALFAVITAYFLLKNYSKLINVSVMATLGISSAFLGMALLYLNILFDIPFVLLLILGYFLITIPIAYSFLFQPVRGFDDKIIEAAKIDGANNLIIFLKIELPLLFSSFISAFLQIFAMIFGEFTISYTMQVRDYFPLASVVNYSLSSGRLYQEANALSGLNILLIFFIFYISNKFVKKSEI is encoded by the coding sequence ATGAACAATATAAGAAGCAAGAATTTACTATTTATTTTATTTTTGTGTTTGTGGTTAATACCTTTTTCTTTTTTATTTAAAGATTTTTTTCGTTTAGAAGGTTTAGTGAATTTCTTGGATCCGCGTACGTGGCGGATCCTTGGTTTTACTTTTTATCAAGCTATTCTTTCATCTGTGTTGTCATTGGTGATAACTTTAATTCCCGCGTATTTTGCTTCAAGAAATGAAGGGATCATATCTAAATTATTAGACAATACTATTTTTATCCCTTTCTTTTTCCCACCGATCTCGGCAGTTATGGCTTTCACTCTTGTTTATTCTTCAGTAGGTATTCTTTCAAAATTGGGTTTTAGTTTTGATATTATGTACACCTTGAAAGCAATAATATTAGCCCATGTATTTTATAACTCTCCCATATTTGTTCGTTACATATCGGAAGCTCTTAGAAGGGTACCTGCAAGTTTTACAGAAACAGCCAGTATTGAAGGAGCCAGTAAATTTAAAACTTTTATTAACGTAGAATTACCTTTGATAATTCCGTCTATTTCAAGGGCTTTATTCTTAGTATTTACATATAACTTCACAAGTTTTGCGATTGTTTTAAGTTTAGGTGGTGTAAAATATTCGACTTTGGAAGTGGCTATTTCTAAGACATTGAGAAGTACCTTGGACTTTCCCAAGGCATTATCTTATGCTTTAATTCAACTTATAATCCTCACGATGCTTAATATCGTTATATCAAAATTTGAACCTATCTCTTTTGAATATGAACCATTCTCTCAAAAAAAATCCGGATATTTAAGTAGAACAATATCCGCCTTTTACTTGATCTTTGAATATTCAATTGTCTTGGTAGGCATTGCAGCTTCTTTTTTTGATTTTATAAACATGAAATTCGATATATCTTCATTTCTGCATTTATTCTCTAAAGAGTTGAATCGTGTATATCCCGTGGTTAGATCAATCATAAATTCTTTTTTAGTCTCGGCAATTGCAGCTTTATTTGCTGTAATAACAGCATATTTTCTATTGAAAAATTACAGTAAACTCATCAATGTTAGCGTAATGGCTACTTTAGGAATATCATCTGCTTTTTTGGGTATGGCTCTGCTTTATTTAAATATATTGTTTGATATTCCATTCGTATTGTTATTGATTCTGGGATATTTCTTAATAACCATACCTATCGCGTATTCATTTTTGTTCCAACCGGTACGTGGATTTGACGATAAAATAATTGAAGCTGCAAAAATAGATGGGGCAAACAACCTAATCATCTTTCTAAAAATAGAATTGCCCCTTCTGTTTTCTTCGTTTATAAGTGCGTTTCTGCAAATATTTGCAATGATTTTTGGTGAATTCACCATCAGTTATACGATGCAAGTGAGGGATTACTTTCCCCTTGCAAGTGTTGTTAATTATTCTCTTTCCTCAGGGAGATTATACCAAGAAGCAAATGCTTTAAGCGGACTGAACATACTTTTAATCTTCTTTATCTTTTATATAAGCAATAAGTTTGTAAAAAAATCAGAAATTTAA
- a CDS encoding family 1 encapsulin nanocompartment shell protein has translation MDFLKRDLAPITEEAWEELDNRSKEIFKNKLKIRPIIDVEGPYGLNYSSYNLGTNELVENPRDGLGWGIRQVLPLVEIRNPFVLKQWELDNIERGLKTPDLEGLETAAKQLASFENKLILKGIEKANITGLQTLAKQNSVESSKESVKDFVKSLFEVKKRFMDQGIEGPYTLVINKEIWQDLFAMNLSYPLDLVVKEIIDAKVKPVHEVDESFVISNRGGDFKLILGQDISLGYDSKFDEQLKFFFTESLTFHVVTPEAIVGLEI, from the coding sequence ATGGATTTTCTTAAAAGAGATTTAGCTCCAATAACGGAAGAAGCATGGGAAGAATTAGACAACAGGTCTAAAGAGATTTTTAAGAATAAATTAAAAATAAGACCAATTATCGATGTAGAAGGCCCTTATGGCTTGAATTATTCTTCATACAATTTAGGCACAAACGAACTTGTTGAAAACCCAAGAGATGGATTAGGATGGGGAATAAGGCAAGTTTTACCTCTAGTAGAAATTAGAAACCCATTTGTTTTGAAACAATGGGAGCTCGATAATATCGAAAGGGGTTTAAAAACTCCGGATTTGGAAGGGTTAGAAACCGCTGCTAAACAGTTGGCTTCATTTGAAAATAAATTGATTTTAAAAGGTATAGAAAAAGCAAATATAACTGGCTTACAAACTTTAGCTAAGCAGAATTCTGTAGAAAGCTCCAAAGAAAGCGTAAAAGATTTTGTTAAATCATTATTTGAAGTAAAAAAGCGATTCATGGATCAAGGTATTGAAGGACCATATACATTGGTTATTAACAAAGAAATATGGCAAGATTTATTTGCCATGAATCTATCTTATCCTTTGGATTTAGTTGTAAAAGAAATTATAGATGCCAAAGTGAAACCTGTACATGAAGTGGATGAAAGTTTTGTAATTTCTAATCGTGGGGGAGACTTTAAATTAATTTTAGGCCAAGATATTTCCTTAGGTTATGATAGTAAGTTTGATGAGCAGCTTAAATTTTTCTTCACTGAAAGCTTAACTTTCCATGTAGTAACTCCAGAAGCTATTGTTGGGTTAGAAATATAA
- the dnaA gene encoding chromosomal replication initiator protein DnaA has protein sequence MEKHELIEKLRSNMSRDTWNNWLSTAQILELDDKKVIVGLGNLFIKEAVEKRFGSIIKETINNIAGKPLEVVFKEIPISKEQKNAVNGPIIKNRPLKLSEFNPEFTFDSFVTGNSNRIAYYSALEVCKNPGKYNPLFIYGDVGLGKTHLLHAIGNFLMENAPDLKVKYVTAEEFMNQMMDGIRASEMENFRERFRRNVDFLLIDDVQFLIGKNTVQSELFHTFNSLFNSRKQIVICSDRTPDELATFHPRLISRFEMGLITDIQAPDKTTKYLIAKKMAQMISLQLTDDVAYYLAEHVDTNLRKLRGAIMNLLLQSQISGTPVNIESAKTIVNSMIRMNTNKVRLQSPQVLETVKIDTVIDLVATEFNINRKDIFSSSRKKEIALARQVLAYLFKTTMKLKTKDISEKLDKNHSTIIHSVKKIEHSLLMGNEMIKNKINNIKNKLEDEKGILTI, from the coding sequence ATGGAAAAGCACGAACTAATAGAAAAACTACGTTCCAACATGTCTAGAGATACCTGGAATAACTGGCTTTCGACGGCTCAAATTTTAGAATTAGACGACAAAAAGGTCATCGTTGGATTGGGAAATCTATTTATTAAAGAGGCCGTCGAGAAAAGGTTTGGTTCGATAATAAAAGAAACTATAAATAATATCGCTGGTAAGCCTCTAGAGGTAGTTTTCAAGGAAATACCCATTAGTAAAGAACAGAAAAATGCAGTAAATGGTCCAATAATAAAAAACCGGCCTTTGAAACTATCAGAGTTTAATCCTGAGTTCACTTTTGATAGCTTTGTTACTGGAAATTCCAATAGAATAGCTTATTATTCAGCCCTGGAAGTTTGCAAAAATCCTGGCAAATATAATCCTTTATTCATATATGGAGATGTAGGACTAGGTAAAACCCATCTTTTACATGCAATAGGAAACTTTTTGATGGAAAACGCCCCTGATTTGAAGGTGAAGTATGTAACTGCTGAGGAATTTATGAATCAAATGATGGATGGAATAAGAGCAAGTGAAATGGAGAACTTTCGAGAACGCTTTAGAAGAAATGTTGATTTTTTATTGATAGATGATGTTCAATTTTTAATCGGAAAAAATACCGTACAAAGTGAACTCTTCCATACATTTAATTCTCTTTTTAACTCGAGAAAACAGATAGTAATTTGTTCTGATAGAACACCTGATGAACTGGCCACCTTTCATCCTAGATTGATTAGTAGATTTGAGATGGGTTTGATAACTGACATACAAGCACCCGATAAAACCACAAAGTATTTAATAGCAAAGAAAATGGCACAAATGATTTCACTTCAACTAACCGATGACGTCGCTTATTATTTAGCCGAACATGTAGATACAAACTTAAGAAAACTTCGGGGAGCCATAATGAACCTTCTCTTACAAAGCCAAATTTCGGGTACACCAGTAAATATTGAATCTGCAAAAACGATAGTCAATTCAATGATCAGGATGAACACAAACAAAGTTAGGCTCCAATCACCCCAAGTTCTTGAAACAGTGAAAATAGATACCGTTATAGATCTGGTCGCCACTGAATTTAATATAAATCGTAAGGATATCTTCTCGTCATCGAGAAAAAAAGAAATAGCTTTAGCTCGTCAAGTTTTAGCTTATCTTTTTAAGACTACTATGAAGTTGAAAACTAAAGATATCTCCGAGAAATTAGATAAAAATCATTCCACTATTATTCATTCCGTAAAAAAAATAGAACATTCTTTGTTGATGGGAAATGAAATGATAAAAAATAAAATCAATAATATCAAAAATAAATTAGAAGATGAAAAAGGGATTCTTACAATCTAA
- the thiM gene encoding hydroxyethylthiazole kinase, which produces MVNNILDTVKVKKPLIHHITNMVTINDCANVTLAVGGLPVMAHAIEEVEEMVSNSQALVLNIGTLTLEQVKAMIKAGKKANSLNIPVIFDPVGAGATKIRTETSKKILNEVQISVIKGNKAEIGILTGSGGKIRGVEAESNDENIESYKNFAKEYNCIVAASGVTDVVTDGNSVYKVDNGHSMLGKISGTGCMLTSIIANFCAVESNHLQATVSAMVAFGLAGELAASRSEVKGPASFKEAFFDEIFNLTDEKLNRGIKVRGEVN; this is translated from the coding sequence ATGGTAAATAACATTTTAGATACAGTAAAAGTGAAAAAACCTCTGATACATCATATTACAAATATGGTAACAATAAATGATTGCGCCAATGTAACTTTAGCGGTAGGAGGGCTTCCAGTGATGGCCCATGCCATAGAGGAAGTCGAAGAGATGGTATCTAATTCCCAAGCGCTCGTACTTAATATCGGTACGTTAACTTTAGAACAAGTAAAGGCCATGATAAAAGCTGGGAAGAAAGCCAATTCACTTAATATTCCAGTCATCTTTGATCCTGTTGGTGCAGGAGCAACAAAAATAAGAACAGAGACTTCAAAAAAAATATTAAATGAAGTACAAATATCCGTTATAAAAGGGAACAAAGCAGAGATTGGTATTCTAACGGGTTCTGGTGGAAAAATCAGAGGTGTAGAAGCAGAAAGTAACGATGAAAATATAGAGTCATATAAAAACTTTGCAAAAGAATATAATTGTATAGTTGCAGCTTCAGGTGTTACAGATGTTGTTACAGACGGTAATTCAGTCTATAAAGTTGATAATGGACATTCTATGTTAGGGAAAATCTCAGGTACAGGTTGCATGTTAACGTCTATTATTGCTAATTTTTGTGCTGTGGAAAGTAATCATTTACAGGCAACCGTTTCAGCAATGGTTGCATTTGGACTAGCTGGTGAATTAGCTGCTTCACGTTCAGAGGTGAAAGGCCCTGCTTCTTTTAAAGAAGCGTTCTTTGATGAAATATTTAACTTAACAGACGAAAAATTAAATAGGGGTATAAAGGTACGAGGAGAAGTTAACTAA
- the deoC gene encoding deoxyribose-phosphate aldolase, with protein sequence MEIAELKKIIKNEIRRVEKEFTFEERRANLKPQEVAKYIDHTLLKATSTPSDVEKLCKEAKDNSFYAVCVNPTYVNLSKEILTDSNVKVATVIGFPLGANTIETKVYESENAIKNSADELDMVLNIGRLKAQQYDYIYDEIQAISSLTKDSKKLLKVIIETCYLSKEEKIAAVVISKLARADFVKTSTGFGSGGAELEDVALMKFLAGMDMRVKASGGIRDLETALKMIGCGADRIGTSSGLKIIQGRI encoded by the coding sequence ATGGAAATTGCAGAATTAAAAAAGATCATAAAAAATGAAATAAGAAGAGTTGAAAAGGAATTCACTTTTGAGGAAAGACGGGCAAATTTAAAACCCCAAGAAGTGGCAAAATATATTGATCACACATTGCTTAAAGCAACCTCAACACCTTCAGATGTAGAAAAACTTTGCAAAGAAGCGAAAGATAACAGTTTCTATGCAGTTTGTGTTAATCCAACTTACGTAAATTTATCAAAAGAAATTCTTACAGATAGTAATGTGAAAGTGGCAACAGTAATCGGATTCCCTTTGGGAGCTAATACTATAGAAACAAAAGTTTATGAATCTGAAAATGCGATTAAAAATAGTGCAGATGAATTAGATATGGTTTTAAATATAGGAAGACTTAAAGCACAACAATATGATTATATTTACGATGAAATACAAGCTATTTCTTCTTTAACTAAAGATTCTAAAAAACTTTTAAAAGTTATTATTGAAACCTGCTATCTTTCGAAGGAAGAAAAGATAGCTGCCGTTGTAATTTCAAAATTAGCCAGGGCTGATTTTGTTAAAACCTCTACTGGATTTGGGAGTGGGGGTGCCGAATTGGAGGACGTGGCTTTGATGAAGTTTCTTGCAGGAATGGATATGCGAGTAAAAGCATCTGGTGGTATCAGAGACTTAGAAACAGCCTTAAAAATGATAGGCTGTGGAGCAGATAGGATAGGAACGAGTTCGGGACTAAAGATAATTCAGGGGAGAATATAA
- a CDS encoding encapsulin-associated ferritin-like protein, translating to MQDYHEPYEELSDKDRSYVYALNSLKEEIEAIDWYNQRAAVSKDPTIKEIMEHNRDEEIEHAVMLIEWLRRNMDGWDEELRTYLFTDKPLLEVEEEAVEGESKEETSSKKKGDLGLKGLK from the coding sequence ATGCAAGATTACCATGAACCTTATGAAGAACTAAGTGACAAAGATCGTTCTTATGTCTATGCATTAAACAGTTTAAAAGAAGAGATTGAAGCAATAGATTGGTACAACCAAAGGGCAGCTGTTTCTAAAGATCCAACCATCAAAGAAATTATGGAACACAATAGAGATGAAGAAATTGAACATGCGGTAATGCTTATCGAATGGTTAAGAAGAAACATGGATGGATGGGATGAAGAACTGAGAACATATCTTTTCACAGATAAACCGTTGTTGGAAGTAGAGGAAGAAGCTGTAGAAGGAGAAAGCAAAGAAGAGACTTCTTCAAAGAAAAAAGGCGATTTAGGCCTAAAAGGATTGAAGTAG
- a CDS encoding ABC transporter substrate-binding protein yields the protein MKRYLVSLFVVLVLFVGVWAQSTIVVGTTDKIRTLDPALCYDYFSSNILQNVLAGPVDYKVNSTEIVPNLFESWEVSEDGLEYLFHVKKGVVFEDGTPIDASVFKFSFDRVIKLGGDPAFLLSDIVESTEVVDDYTFKVTLQYPFSAFVSVLGYTVGWPVNPKVFPADRFYDGAPSASGPYKVTEWIRDVRITLQANDKYFGKKPKTDRIIILFYENAATLRLALETGEIDIAYRHLDPRDIQDLKSSKSVQVIQGESPQIRYLVFNTQKEPFDNPLVRQAISLAVERDVIVEEVFLNMASPLYSLVPMGMWSHEDVFQEGDLEAAKQLLYQAGYDEKNKLVIDLWYSPTHYGTTEADVAQVLMESLEKTGIIDINLEYAEWATYVDYFLNGVMGMFLLGWYPDYIDPDDYLWPFLSESGGRSLGSFYVNPVTESLMRAARVATDQEVRSQLYKLVQQDLAFNAPYVSLWQGVETVAAQNNIKGILLEPSQVFRYYLLYKE from the coding sequence ATGAAAAGGTATTTGGTGAGTTTATTTGTTGTGTTGGTTTTATTTGTTGGAGTTTGGGCACAATCTACCATTGTTGTTGGGACAACAGACAAGATTAGAACCCTAGATCCAGCTTTGTGTTATGACTACTTTTCTAGTAACATATTACAAAATGTTTTAGCTGGACCAGTAGACTACAAGGTTAATTCTACGGAAATTGTGCCCAATTTATTCGAAAGTTGGGAAGTATCTGAAGATGGATTAGAGTATCTTTTCCATGTAAAAAAAGGTGTTGTTTTCGAAGATGGTACCCCTATAGATGCATCTGTTTTTAAATTCTCCTTCGATAGGGTGATAAAACTTGGAGGAGATCCTGCGTTCTTACTCTCAGATATAGTTGAATCAACCGAAGTGGTCGATGATTATACCTTCAAAGTAACTCTTCAGTATCCTTTTTCAGCTTTTGTTTCAGTATTAGGTTATACCGTTGGATGGCCAGTTAATCCAAAGGTATTTCCCGCAGATCGTTTTTATGATGGAGCGCCTTCCGCTTCTGGTCCATACAAAGTCACCGAATGGATAAGGGACGTAAGAATTACATTGCAAGCAAATGACAAATATTTTGGTAAAAAACCAAAAACGGATAGAATCATCATTTTATTCTACGAAAACGCTGCAACGTTGAGATTGGCTTTGGAAACCGGTGAAATAGATATTGCTTACAGACATTTAGACCCAAGAGACATACAAGATTTAAAAAGTTCTAAAAGTGTTCAAGTTATTCAGGGGGAAAGTCCACAAATCAGATATTTAGTATTCAATACACAGAAAGAACCTTTCGACAATCCTTTGGTAAGACAAGCGATTTCCTTGGCTGTTGAAAGAGATGTAATCGTCGAAGAGGTATTTTTGAATATGGCATCACCCCTATACTCTCTAGTACCAATGGGAATGTGGAGTCATGAAGACGTCTTCCAAGAAGGAGATCTTGAGGCTGCAAAACAACTTCTGTATCAAGCCGGTTACGACGAAAAAAACAAACTAGTGATTGATCTTTGGTACAGTCCTACTCATTATGGGACAACAGAAGCAGATGTAGCCCAAGTTTTAATGGAATCCTTAGAAAAGACAGGAATTATCGATATCAACTTAGAATATGCGGAATGGGCAACCTACGTTGATTATTTTTTAAACGGAGTTATGGGTATGTTCTTATTGGGTTGGTATCCTGATTACATAGACCCTGATGACTATCTCTGGCCATTCTTAAGTGAAAGTGGAGGTAGATCGTTGGGTAGTTTTTATGTTAACCCAGTAACTGAAAGTTTGATGAGAGCAGCAAGAGTAGCGACTGACCAAGAAGTTAGATCTCAATTGTACAAATTGGTCCAACAAGATCTAGCTTTCAACGCACCATACGTTTCACTTTGGCAAGGTGTAGAAACGGTAGCTGCCCAAAATAATATCAAAGGAATTTTGTTAGAACCTTCTCAGGTCTTTAGGTATTATTTGCTTTACAAGGAATAA
- a CDS encoding ABC transporter permease — translation MSLRNYIIVRILLAIPMLFVLLVVIFFVIRIIPGDPVAAMLGGKASQEVIEARRAELGLNDPILVQFFKYVGGLFKGDLGTSTMTGRPVLDEILERFPATLELTIFAFIIAVVIGIFWGSKAAQKRDKPVDIIARGFSMLMYAVPVFWFGLMMQFIFGMQLKWLPIAGRIGATVQFEEITGLFLLDSLLRGNWASFQAALKHLLLPGITLGLVISSIFLRMVRNNTILTLTSDYVKSAKARGIPENRILYRHALRNALVPILTVMGLQLALLMAGAVLTETTFSWPGIGSYLIMKIRYRDFPAIQGAIVFFAIFVIIINIIVEIINALIDPRVRY, via the coding sequence GTGTCTCTGAGAAATTATATTATTGTGAGAATCTTGTTGGCAATTCCCATGCTTTTTGTTCTTTTAGTAGTTATATTTTTCGTTATTAGGATAATTCCCGGAGATCCTGTTGCAGCAATGTTAGGTGGGAAAGCCTCTCAAGAAGTTATTGAAGCCAGAAGGGCAGAATTAGGACTTAACGATCCCATACTGGTTCAATTTTTTAAATATGTAGGGGGGCTATTCAAAGGTGACTTGGGAACTTCAACAATGACGGGAAGGCCCGTACTTGATGAGATATTAGAAAGATTTCCTGCCACACTTGAATTAACGATTTTTGCATTTATTATAGCTGTAGTTATAGGGATCTTTTGGGGATCAAAAGCCGCACAAAAAAGAGACAAACCCGTAGATATAATTGCCAGAGGATTTTCGATGCTCATGTATGCTGTACCGGTATTTTGGTTTGGTCTGATGATGCAATTCATTTTTGGAATGCAGTTGAAATGGTTACCCATTGCCGGGAGGATCGGAGCTACAGTTCAATTTGAAGAAATTACAGGTTTGTTTTTACTGGATTCTCTTTTAAGAGGGAACTGGGCATCTTTTCAGGCTGCCTTAAAACATTTATTGTTGCCTGGTATTACTCTTGGCCTAGTTATCTCGAGTATTTTTTTAAGAATGGTTAGAAATAATACAATTTTAACGTTAACCTCTGACTATGTTAAATCTGCTAAAGCAAGAGGGATACCTGAAAATAGAATACTGTACAGACATGCTTTAAGGAATGCGTTGGTTCCTATATTAACGGTCATGGGATTACAGCTTGCATTATTGATGGCTGGAGCTGTTTTAACAGAAACAACTTTTTCTTGGCCAGGGATTGGAAGTTATCTCATCATGAAAATCAGATACAGAGATTTTCCCGCTATTCAAGGAGCGATAGTCTTTTTCGCCATTTTCGTAATAATAATTAATATAATAGTAGAAATTATCAACGCTTTAATAGACCCAAGGGTAAGGTACTGA